The following nucleotide sequence is from Gasterosteus aculeatus chromosome 5, fGasAcu3.hap1.1, whole genome shotgun sequence.
GTAGCAGTGGGGGACACGGCCAGCTTCCTGTGTGAGGTGACGGGTCGCCCCAGGCCTGACATCACCTGGGAGAAGCAGCAACCGGAAGGGTTGGAGCGGGTAGCCATGAGGCCTAATCATGTGCGGGGTAACATGGTGGTCACTAACATCGGTCAGCTGGTCATCTACAACGCCAAGCCGCACGACGCAGGCGTCTATACCTGCACGGCTCGGAACCCGTCTGGCTCGGTGCAAGCCGACCATCCGCTAACGGTGCTGCCCACGGAACCACATAAAACCCTCGCGCCCTGGAATATGACCCGCTGCCTGCCCGAAGAGTGCCTGAAACCCCCCGATAGCGCAGAGGATTGTCGGAGCGAGATGGATAAAGTCAGCTGGTACTACGAGCCCAAGACCAACAGCTGCTTCTCCTTCACACAGTGCCACATCGACAAGCAGAAGCCCTGGAAGGTGTTTGAGACATACCAAGGATGCATGCAGTGCTGCGGCCCCGAGATTTCGGGCCCTTGTGGGCTCCCCAGCCTGCAGGGGCCCTGTAAAGCCTACGAACCGCGCTGGGCTTACAGCAGCACTCTGCAGCAGTGTCAGCCCTTCATCTACGGAGGGTGCGATGGCAACGATAACAACTTTGAATCCAAAGATGTCTGTGAGGAGACGTGCCCCTACTCGAAAATCCACCATTGCAAGGCCTGCAAGGTGAGAGGCAAGATGGTGATGAGCTTCTGCCAGAGCGACTTTGTGGTCTTGGGCCGCATGACAGAGCTCACGGAGGAGAAGGACTCGGGCCACGCCCTCGTGACCGTGGAGGAGATCCTGAAGGATCAGAAGATGGGTCTCCGCTTCTTCGGCAAGGAGCCCCTTGAGGTCACCTTCTTCAACATAGACTGGAACTGCCCGTGCCCTAACATCACGGCCGCCGCCGGCGAAGGACAGGTCATCATCATGGGTAACGTGAGCGCCGGCATGGCCGTCCTGCAGCCGGAGAGCTATGTGGGCTCCTCCAGTCCTCGCCGCGTACGGAAGCTGAGGGAGGTCATCTCCAAGAACACGTGTGACGTTCTCAAAGCCATCACCAACAGCCCGCAGTGGGGTTAGGGTAAGGGGAACAACGTCTCCAAAAAGTTTAGATTACACCACAGGAGGCCATTCTCGTCCAAGCGTTAACTCTGCGTTGCATGGAATGTTTGGAGCCTTCTCGTGAATTTTAAAGGATGTCTTTCTTGTTTGTGACAAGTGAGTCTGTTATGGCCCATCATTTGGTGTTGTTGATTGAAATACCATGCAAGTGAACACAGAAGACATGATCCTTTTGTTGTCTTGTTCCCCCCGACTCCAACTTCCTTTGTGCCCATTTCTTGCCTCCAGCTGAAATGGAGAATGCAGACTTTGCAATGACGcacaaaacagacacaaccgAGTTTAATGTTTTGTGCATAATTGAAGTGTCCCAATCTTTtagattgttttattttccagctGCAAATCTGCCTGGGATATTGGATCACATTCCCCCTTATTTTTTTTGATATATAAATATGTCCATATATGCGTGCAGTGGACACGGTAATATTGGTTCATCTAGTAGTAGTAAGTAGTACTAGTAAGTAATaagttgtattttatttgactAACCAACACATTGTCATCTACTTGCTATTACTTATAtggatatttattttcatgtaaGCTTTTCATGTATCTTGTTTTTGTACTTAACGTCTCactctgaataataataataataattctaaataaataaaaaagacttTCCATCACTCtccttttattgattattgttcCTGCACTGCATCATTTGAAAACTCTGTACTGTAACTCTGTTGGAGGACAGATAGTGACTGCTCCTTGTACCTGTGTGGTTACAGACTATGATAAAAGAGACCAGGGAACAATTATTCCCCCCCGCAACCCTCTGTCCTcaaaaacccccaaaactgaACCATCCATTCTAAAGACATCCTGTGGCATTGAAAAACTTCACCCTGTTTGGCTTCTCCGCGATCCAGTCTAATTGGGTAAGGAGCCCAAGCTGTAAACCTCAGATCCAATCCCAAACAAGAGTTATGTGTTTCATGCCGTGCCAGCAGGCGTCTGAGTTACTAGAAACAGGCCTTGGTGGGCTTCGTCGAGGGTGTTCCACCTCCCAGATGAGATTCTGTTTCTCCCATCCAGCGTTCGAGGAAGGCATGAGATCGGCCAATGTACAGTGTTCTTTTACCAAAGAAACCACCAAGGAGTTCAAACCTGCACTTCAGCAGCTGTTGAGGCACTGAAGCGCAGCAATATTAGATCTGCAGCACCTTGGATCACATCAGAAAGGTTACATACAAAAAGGTTAACATCAACAACGCAACCCTACCAACAGACATTTTATCGCTTTTATGAGAAGTGTGTGAGAAACACACTTCTCATTTCCCCCATGATAGTTAAACATCCAGGATTTAGCTCATGTGCACTCTCTGAGGTGGTTTGATGGGTTCATACTCAAGGTCACGTAGAAGATTTTATTTGTGGTAATCTACAACCCTGTAAGAGTACTTATTCAAAAGGCTTCGTCAGGGATAGTGATGGAAATGTTAAAACTAACAAGATGTAGATTTAGGTTTTTTGAAATCGTCCCATGCAAAAACCTATCCCAGTGTTTGCACACTCTTCCTATGATGTATGTACCAGCCCTTGCTCCAAAGGTCACTTTATCCAGGGAGAGAAGACGCTAACACAGTCCATCTCTCCAGGCAATAGGCATCTACAGGCAATAGGCATCTACAAAAGTTGCTATGAAAAGTATGTTGTACATCTATTGCGTGTGTCGATCATAAGGAAGCTGGTTTCAgcttgaaaaataaattcagaATCATAACAAGTAAGTCAAATTTTAAATCATAATTCAGTATCAAATTTTGTAATGTCATCATTATTATGTTGAGCGAGATGTTTTCATGGATGCAATAGGTGTAAttagtattttttatattaacTGTGAGATGTATTGTAGTTTATTAATACATATATTTGCTGCATCTAAGtacattttgaaatacaaattctacaaaacaaatcaaaatgttaaaaatgaagTCTAAATACCATTCTGAGAATGaggacaaaacaatgaaaaaaattgaaaaaaaattgtaattttTGTAATAATAAATGTTGCTCTGCAAACTAAAAAATATTCTTCCTGTTTTAGTTACACTCCTTTATGACTGGTCCTAATATTCTTTGTAGGGAACTTAtggtttgtttatgtttgtcggtGTGGTATATGAGCACTCTAATGGAGCTTAGTTTGAGTCCCATTTGTGAATTTTATAGCAACTAACAGTTGCTAAGGGCCTATCAAATTAAAACACCTAAAGACAGTCTCAAATAccatgaattatttttattctccGATTTAAAAtctataaaaaaacagaaaaacatgtcTAACCACCTCAATACGTATTATGGGGTCAACAacaatcaataataataataataataataacccaaataataatatgtgtgtGATCCTTATTTTGAAGTCATTTTATGCTTTTCTAA
It contains:
- the LOC120818880 gene encoding WAP, Kazal, immunoglobulin, Kunitz and NTR domain-containing protein 2-like, whose product is MWWMLFPRWIWFLACVLVWMEHQDGVLPEVTYSHPGICPNDMNPNLWVDAMSTCTRECESDKECESFEKCCQNVCGNRSCVAARFLDGNKAPMGIPKEATCTSFTCTQQGSECDIWDGQPVCKCRDRCEREPHFTCASDGMTYYNKCYMDAEACSKGIVLAVVTCRFHLTWPNASPPQVTTLRPTTAPLQATMPLPTEPVTPALVSSPVHQIVAVGDTASFLCEVTGRPRPDITWEKQQPEGLERVAMRPNHVRGNMVVTNIGQLVIYNAKPHDAGVYTCTARNPSGSVQADHPLTVLPTEPHKTLAPWNMTRCLPEECLKPPDSAEDCRSEMDKVSWYYEPKTNSCFSFTQCHIDKQKPWKVFETYQGCMQCCGPEISGPCGLPSLQGPCKAYEPRWAYSSTLQQCQPFIYGGCDGNDNNFESKDVCEETCPYSKIHHCKACKVRGKMVMSFCQSDFVVLGRMTELTEEKDSGHALVTVEEILKDQKMGLRFFGKEPLEVTFFNIDWNCPCPNITAAAGEGQVIIMGNVSAGMAVLQPESYVGSSSPRRVRKLREVISKNTCDVLKAITNSPQWG